The DNA window GCGGAATGTCGAGTTGTCGGGACGGATGAGACCGAGTTTTCTGCGCAGTTCCCATGCCTGCGACAAGCGTTCGGCATAAAAATCCGAATCAATCATGCGCTCGGATGAATCGAGCATACGGACGGCTATTGAACCGATTTCGTAGTGACCGACTCCGAGGGGACGGCCGTCGGAAGCTTCGACACGCACTGTCTCCCCTTCTTCAAGCTCTTCTGGCAGATGAGCTATCGCGCCGGAAAATACCCACGGATGGAAACGCAGTAGCGACTCCTCTTTTCCTCGTTTGAGGATGATGGTTTTAAGTTGTGATGACATATATCAAGACAAAAATTTTGCTGTGTTAAAGGTTGGTTAATAACCTGTTATTTAAAGAACGCCCGGAAGATGTCGTTGCCGTTCGCATAAAGCAGGAGCAGAAGCAGGAATGCCATGCCGACATACTGAGCGGCTATGAGGACTTTTTCAGGAGCCTGTTTGCCTGTGATGATTTCCCAGAGGAGGAACATCACGTGGCCGCCGTCAAGCCCCGGGATAGGTATGATGTTCATGAACGCGAGAGCAACCGAAAGGAATGCTGTTATTTCCCAGAAACTAAGCCAGTTCCATCTTTCAGGGAACATATTGCCGATCGCACCGAATCCGCCAAGACTCTCTGCGCCTTCCTGTGAAAAGACATGGCGCATTGAGCTTACATAGTTTGAGAGTGTGGTCGTTCCGATTTCCCATCCCTTCGGGAATGATTCGAAGAAATTATAACTGATGGTGACCGGCTTGTATACAGCTGTCAGCGGACGAAGCTGGAAACCGAGTTTGCCATGTGAATTCGGTGTCATTTCGATTTGCAGAGTCTTCCCGTCGCGCTCGACAGTGACAGGCACTTTTTTATCGGCATAGTTGTGGAGTGCGGCAGTCAGCTCGGAATATGACGGAGTCGGGATTGTGTCGACCGCAATGATATGGTCACCCTCTTTCAAACCCGCCTTGGCGGCAGCCTCACCGGGCACGATGCGGTCTATGTAGACCGGCAGACGATAGGCAAGGAAACCTTTGTCGTCGTTCAGACGGAACAGAAAATCATCGGGGATTGCGATATTTACAGTATCCTTATGGTTGCGGATGACAGTGACCACCTTGGCATCGGCCATCTTGTAAGGGTAGTCACCCTTCGAAGCGTCAAGCAGCACGCCGTCTGCCATATATGGGATGTCGCCGTTACGGAAACCGACCTTCTGGGCGGCAGGAGTGAAGTCGAAACCCTCGGTCGCGGCATCAAACGGAATATATTGCGAACCCCAGTGCATCGCTATGCCGGCATAGATGAGAATTGCAAGAATGAAGTTGAACAGCACACCGCCGAGCATTACGAGCAGACGCTGCCACGCGGGTTTCGTGCGGAATTCCCAAGGTTTCGGTTCTTGTTTCATCTGCTCTGTGTCCATCGACTCGTCGATCATACCGGCAATCTTGCAATATCCGCCAAGCGGAAGCCAGCCAATGCCGTATTCAGTGTCGCGCCAAGAACTTTTGTTCGGATCTGCTCCGGGTTTTGGCTTCGGTTTCCATTTGAACAGCGAGAAATATGGGTCGAAGAACATGTAGAACTTCTCGACCTTTATTCCGAATATGCGTGAAAATATAAAATGACCGAATTCATGTATAATCACAAGAAAGGCCAGAGCGACAATTAGCTGTAAAGCTTTTATGAGAAATGTTTCCATTAAAAATTAAATCAGATGTGTTTTTATTTTGATACGTGTCCCGCGTCAGTCACGGTCAGCGCAGAGGAATTTTGCAGCCGGTAAGTTGCTCGGCAAAAGTGATTGCGGCACTATGTGTCTCCACATAGTCATCAAGCGTCGGCGACTGAATGAATGGAATCGCATCGAGAGTGCGCATGATAGTACCATATATTTCCGGGAATGAGATTTTTTCATCAAGGAAGGCCCGCACGGCCACTTCGTTGGCCGCGTTGATTATACATGCGGCGTTGCCTCCACGGTTGAGAGCGTAGGGTGCGAGTTTGAGGCAGGGAAATTTTTCAGGATCAGGCTTCTCGAAAGTGAGTTGCGCGTAGTCAGTGAGCGAGAGCGGGCGCTCAGACGAAGGAAGACGAGAGGCATCGCCAAGCGCATAGCGTATCGGCAGGCGCATGTCGGGTATGCCGAGCTGCGCTTTCACCGCACCGTCGATAAACTCAACCATCGAGTGAACAATGGACTGAGGATGGACTACGGCCTCAATCCTGTCAGGCGTAACGTCAAAGAGCCATCTGGCCTCAATGATTTCGAAAGCCTTGTTGAGCATGGTAGCCGAATCAATCGTGATTTTAGCGCCCATGTTCCAGCGCGGATGACGCAGAGCCTGCGAAGGGGTCACACTTTCAATCTGCTCCTTTGAAAATGACCTGAACGGACCGCCGGAGGCTGTTATGATAAGTTTCTCGACTGTAGCCGGATCTTCACCTACAAGACACTGGTAGATGGCCGAATGTTCGGAATCGACGGGAATCACCCTGACAGGCGATTCTCTGAGAAGCCGCGTGACAAGCTCTCCGGCAACCACGAGAGTCTCCTTGTTGGCAAGAGCAATCTGTTTTCCCGCACGGATTGCACGGACAGTCGGGAGCAGTCCGCTGTAGCCGACAGTCGCAGTGACCACCGTATCAAAATCAGGACGCTCCATCGCATCAGCCAAGGCGGCACTGCCGGCGGCAGTCTCGATGCCAAGAGGAGAAAGAGCTTCACGCAGACGGGCATATTTGGATTCGTCGGCGATTATAGCCAGAGAGGGACGGAATTTGACAGCCTGTTCGATAAGCTGCTCTACATTAGAACCGGCGGCAAGCACGGTAGCCTTGAAGCGCTCCGGAAAGCGCGAAATCACATCAAGGGTCTGCGTTCCTATCGACCCCGTAGAGCCGAGGATTGCTATGTTATGTGGCATGAGTGGATAAATCTATAAGAGCATGTTTAAGAACTGCAAAAATACGCAAAAATCCTCACTTTGGCACGGTTTTTGCGGAATTTTGAGTAATTTTGCATATATAAGTTATCTATGAACCACCAAATTGATATATCCAAGGAGCTTGAACGTCTCATCAGCCAAAGGCGTGTCAATGACGCTCTTGACCTGATCGACAATGCTTCGGCAACGCTCGGGGCTGTCCCTGAACTGCGCTCGGCCACATCGCGGCTACGCGAAAGCTACGAGCTGATGACCCACTACGCACTGCAAGGAATGCCCGATCCGGCACGCCCGGAACTGTATGCGGGAATCATCGCAGACATAAGGGCACTTGCCGACGACCTTCACCGCCGTTCACGCCTCGACGATGCCCCGACCCTGTATTTCAACACACTGCGCTATCAGAATATGCGTCCTGACATAAGCATAGCCACGTTGCTTGACGAATATCGCCGTGTCAACCGCCGCTTGCAGATGGCCATGCTCACAGAAGATGTCGAAAAGGCGGGCAGAGAGTTCTCAATGCGTGCCGAAGACCTCGAAAAAAGGATATTCAACCTCATCTGGATCACCTATCCTCTCACTGTCGACGACGCGGCTGCCATAGGCAACCTTTTGAGCGACATATCACTTGCCGGACACTTCAAACAGCTCTGCGTGTCGGCTCTGATGCTGGGTCAGCTCGAATATCCAGATGAAAAACGTATGCGCCTTCTGATGGATGCCTACCTATCGGACAATGCGGAAATCTCCGTGCGTGCGCTGTGTTCGATGCTCATCATCATGTCGGTTCGGCGCAACAGGCCGTTTTCTCCGGCACTCGCACGCCGTTTCGACTC is part of the Duncaniella dubosii genome and encodes:
- the rseP gene encoding RIP metalloprotease RseP: METFLIKALQLIVALAFLVIIHEFGHFIFSRIFGIKVEKFYMFFDPYFSLFKWKPKPKPGADPNKSSWRDTEYGIGWLPLGGYCKIAGMIDESMDTEQMKQEPKPWEFRTKPAWQRLLVMLGGVLFNFILAILIYAGIAMHWGSQYIPFDAATEGFDFTPAAQKVGFRNGDIPYMADGVLLDASKGDYPYKMADAKVVTVIRNHKDTVNIAIPDDFLFRLNDDKGFLAYRLPVYIDRIVPGEAAAKAGLKEGDHIIAVDTIPTPSYSELTAALHNYADKKVPVTVERDGKTLQIEMTPNSHGKLGFQLRPLTAVYKPVTISYNFFESFPKGWEIGTTTLSNYVSSMRHVFSQEGAESLGGFGAIGNMFPERWNWLSFWEITAFLSVALAFMNIIPIPGLDGGHVMFLLWEIITGKQAPEKVLIAAQYVGMAFLLLLLLYANGNDIFRAFFK
- a CDS encoding 1-deoxy-D-xylulose-5-phosphate reductoisomerase, with the protein product MPHNIAILGSTGSIGTQTLDVISRFPERFKATVLAAGSNVEQLIEQAVKFRPSLAIIADESKYARLREALSPLGIETAAGSAALADAMERPDFDTVVTATVGYSGLLPTVRAIRAGKQIALANKETLVVAGELVTRLLRESPVRVIPVDSEHSAIYQCLVGEDPATVEKLIITASGGPFRSFSKEQIESVTPSQALRHPRWNMGAKITIDSATMLNKAFEIIEARWLFDVTPDRIEAVVHPQSIVHSMVEFIDGAVKAQLGIPDMRLPIRYALGDASRLPSSERPLSLTDYAQLTFEKPDPEKFPCLKLAPYALNRGGNAACIINAANEVAVRAFLDEKISFPEIYGTIMRTLDAIPFIQSPTLDDYVETHSAAITFAEQLTGCKIPLR